The following DNA comes from Microbacterium terregens.
GCTGCGCGCCGGCCAGAGCCGCGCCCTGCACCGCGTTGCTGCCCACGCCACCGGCACCGAAGATGACGACGGTGTCGCCGGCCTGTACGCCCGCGGCATGCACTGCGCTGCCCCAGCCGGTCGGGACGGCACAGCCGACCAGAGCGGCGACCTCGAACGGGATGTCCTTGGGGATCGGGATGACCGAGTACTCCGAGACGACCGAGAACTGCGAGAACGTGCCGAGCACGCAGAGCCCGCCGAAGTCGACGCCGTCCTGGTGGAAGCGGAAGGAGCCGTCCGCGAATTCGCCGGTGGAGGCGTTCTTTCCCTCGTCGCACAGGTTCTGACGACCGGTGGAGCAGTAGCGACACTTGCCGCACGCCGGGATGAACGAGCACACGACGTGGTCGCCGACCTTGACACGGGTCACGCCCTCGCCGATCGCGTCGACGACGCCGGCACCCTCGTGCCCGCCGACGACGGGCATCCGCATCGGTGCGTCACCCTTCTGGATGTGATCGTCCGAGTGGCACATGCCGGCGGCGTAGAACTTGATCCGGACCTCGTTGGCGCGAGGATCATCCAGCTCCAGCTCCGTGATCTCCCATGGCTGACCTGCCTCGCGGCAAACGGCCGCCCGTGTGGTCATACTCATGTGACCCCTCTCCTAAACGTGGATATGGCGGAGCCAGGACGTTGCGACGAGGTCATCGTCGATCAGTTGCTGCTCCGCGACTGCTTCCACCGTGCGGCCCAGCACGACCACTCGGCTATCGCACTTTCGCCGCACGGAAGACTTTCGGCCGATGACCCTCGACGCCGTCGCCGAGGGGCGGGGTTCCCCTCGCATCGCACGGGTGCCGGGGGCTCGCACCAGTCTTCTGCTCGGCGGAAAGACGGATGGCAGGGGACGCGGTAGTCGATTGACTGACCACTACAACTAAGCATGGGAGAGGGACGAGCGTGAGTGACAAGTACCGCGAGGACCTGATGGCGGCGCTCGATGTCGTTCCGTCAGGGTCCTCCATCGCCGTCGGAGGCTTCGGCAGCTCGGGCAGGCCGGATGCGCTTCTGAACGCGCTCTGCGATCTGGACAAGCGCGATCTCCACATCATCGTGAACAACGTCGGTGATGACTTCACCGGTATCGGACGCCTGGTCGTCGAAGGACGCGTGCGCCGCTTCACCGGATCCTTCCCGATCCTTCAGTCGTTCTACGACGACTATTTCGCCGGCAGGATCGAACTCGAACTGATCCCGCAGGGCACCCTGGCCGAGCGCATGCGCGCCGGCGGCGCCGGCATCGCGGCGTTCTTCACGCCCTCCGCCGCGCGGACGATGCTCAGCGACGGGACATTCCCGCTCACGTACGCCGAGGGGCAGCCCGCCGACCACCTGCCGGCGAAGGAGGCGCGCGACTTCGGCGGCCGCGCCCACGTGCTCGAGCACGGGATCACCGCGGATTTCGGCCTGGTCAAGGCGTATCAGGGCGACCGTCTGGGCAACCTTCGGTTCCGCCTGTCCGCGCGCAATTTCAATCCCCTGGCCGCCATGAGCGGCCGGACGACCTTCGCGGAGGTGGAACAGCTGGTGGAGGTCGATGCCATCGGCCCCGATGACATCCATCTTCCGGGGGTGTTCGTCAAGCACGTCGTCATGACCGCCGCGCCCGTGCCTGCGGGACCGGAGTACACGGCGTCACTGAGAGGTGCAGCATGACCACGACCGAGACAGTCCTTCCCGCTCTGATCGGACGGACACGGGACGAGATCGCGGAGCGCGTCGCGGCCGACCTGGCTGACGGGTACACCGTCAACCTCGGCGTCGGCATCCCGCTGGCAGTCCCGAAGTTCCTCCCGGAGGGGATCGAGGTGTTCCTGCACGCCGAGAACGGCGTGCTGGGCCTGGGCGACCACCCCGGTGACGGCAACGAGGACCCCGACCTGACGGATGCCGGCAAGCGGCCGATCTCGCTGGTCAGCGGAGCGGCCATCGTGGACTCCGCGCTGTCCTTCGCGATCATCCGAGGCGGCCATCTGGACGCGACGATCCTCGGCGCACTGCAGGTCGCCGAGAACGGCGACCTGGCGAACTGGTATGTGCCCGGCCGCAACCCCGCAGTCGGGGGCGCGATGGACCTGGTCGCCGGGACCCGTGAGGTCTGGGTCTGCATGGAGCACGTGGATCGCAAGGGTGAACCGAAGATCATTCCGGCGTGTACGTTCCCATTGACGGGTCACGCTGTCGTCACGCGCGTCTACACCGATCTCGCAGTGTTCCACTTCCGGGACGGTGGCCTCGTGCTGACCGAATGCGCGCCCGGCATCACCCCGGATGACGTCCGCGCGCGGACGACGGCTGCCTACACAGAGGATCTTGAATGACGACCGAACGACTTGCCCTCGACGACATCGTGGCGATCGACGTGCACGCGCACGTCCACCGTGCGATCGACGCCCACGAGCACGAGCACGCCGGCAGCGAGGCGATGGGCGAGTACTTCGGCATCGGGACGATGCCGACCTACACCGTGCCGCAGCTGGCGGACTACTACCGCGAACGCAAGATGATGGCGGTCGTGTTCACCGTCGACTCCGTGTCGCAGAGCGGGAAGGATCCCGAGCCCGCGAACGAAGAGATCGCGCGACTGGCAGCCGAGAATTCCGACGTGCTGATCCCGTTCGCGAGCATCGATCCCTCACGCGGGAAAGCCGGTGTCGAGCAGGCACGGCGCCTCATCACCGAATTCGGTGTGCGCGGCTTCAAGTTCCACCCGAGCGCGCAGGGGTTCTACCCGAACGACCGGATGGCGTACCCCCTGTACGAGGTCATCGAGGAGCATGGCCTGATCGCGCTGTTCCACACCGGTCAGACCGGCGTGGGGGCCGGCCAGCCCGGTGGAGGCGGCATCCGGCTGAAGTACGCCAACCCGCTGCACGTCGACGATGTGGCCGTGGACTTCCCGGGCATGGACATCATCCTCGCGCACCCGTCCTTCCCGTGGCAGGACGAGGCGCTCTCGGTGGCGACGCACAAGCCGCGCGTGTACATCGATCTGTCGGGGTGGTCCCCCAAGTACTTCCCGCCGCAGCTCGTGCAGTACGCCAACACGCTCCTCAAGCACAAGATGCTGTTCGGATCCGACTTCCCCGTCCTCACCCCGGAGCGGTGGATGCGCGACTTCGATCAGCTTCCGATCAAGGATGAGGTCCGCCCGCTCATCCTCAAGGACAACGCGGCACGACTGTTCGGACTGAGCTGATCGGTCCCGCGCCCGGCGAACGCGCACTCGCGCGCGCCTGCCCACTATCGAAGGAGTCCTGACCGATGGATAACCCCCACGGCAAAGTAGCCGTCGTCACCGGCGGCAGCAGCGGGATCGGACGCGGCATCGCCCTGGCATTCGCGCGCGCCGGAATGCAGGTCGTGGTGACCGGTCGCCGCGCGGAGCACCTGGATGAGACCGCACGCGTGTTCGCCGAGAACGACCTCGCCGTGCACACGATGCGAGTGGATGTCACCGACCTGGCGGCGATGAAGACCGCCGCCGACGAGGTGGAGGCCCTGTTCGGCCGCGTGGACGTGCTCGTCAACAACGCGGGCATCGGTCTGACCGGTCCTGTCGTGGACGCGACCACCGACGACTGGAACTGGGTCATCGACGTCAACATCCGCGGCGTGGGCAACGGCATCCAGGCGTTCCTGCCGAAGATCCGCGCTCACGGCGATGGTGGGCACATCGTGAACACCTCGTCGATGGCGGCCCTGATGCCGATCGTCGCGGGTCTGTACTCGATGACCAAGGGGGCCGTCGTGGCGCTCTCCGAGGCGTTGCACATCGAACTGCTCGATGAGCGGATCGGCGTCTCGGCGTACTGCCCCGGACCGGTGCACAGCAATATCGCCGAGACCGTCGGCCACCGTCCCGAGCAGTACGCGAAGTCGGGCTATGCCCCGCCGAACCCGTCCTTCAGCGAGTTCGCCAAGGCGCAGCCCTACATGACCGCGGAAGAGGCCGGCGAGCGTGTCCTCCAGGGTGTGCTGCGCGGAGACATGTTCATCCTGACGCATCCCGAGTTCAAGGCCGGAGTCATCGCGCGTCACCGCGCGATCGAGGACGCCTTCCCGGATGAGCCGATCGACGAGGCACGCGCGGCCGTGATCCCCTTTCTGACCGGCTCGCCCGTCTACGCGCCGGAGAACCGTGCGGGCTCGCCTCGGTTGGCGGCGCGCACCATCTGAACGACCGAAGAGGGGGCGCACAGCCGTGCGCCCCCTCTGGCGTTCGCGGGGCACCACGATACGGTCCGTGACAGAGCTCTGCGGAGCAGACACTTCCGCCAGGCGGAAGTGTCTGCGAGCTTGTTCCGCGGAATTCGGCCTGTCGCGTGAGCCGCGTTTCAGGCGGACGGAACAAGCGGGTAGCTTGTGCGGAGTCCCCGCCGATGTAGGAAGGATGGTCAAAGATGACCATTAGCCAGATCCACGCCTCCGAAGTCAAACCGATGACGGCCGCGCAGCGCGCTCTGGCCATTCTCGGCTGTTTCGACCAGGATCACCTCCTGCTCACGCTGAGCGAGATCAGCCGACGCTCCGGGCTCAGCCTGAGCACCACGCACCGCCTGGTCGGTGAACTCCGCGAGTGGGGTGCGCTGGAACGCGCCCAGGACGGCCGCTACGCGATCGGCATGCGCATCCTGGAGCTGGGCTCGCTCGAGCCCCAGGGCATGCGGCTGCGCGATGTGGCACTGCCCTTCCTCGGCGACCTGCAGGCGGCCACGAACGCGAATGTGCACCTGTCGGTGCGGGACGGTCACGACGTCGTGTACGTCGATTCCCTCCGAGCGCGCGGCGGCGCGAC
Coding sequences within:
- a CDS encoding amidohydrolase family protein, translated to MTTERLALDDIVAIDVHAHVHRAIDAHEHEHAGSEAMGEYFGIGTMPTYTVPQLADYYRERKMMAVVFTVDSVSQSGKDPEPANEEIARLAAENSDVLIPFASIDPSRGKAGVEQARRLITEFGVRGFKFHPSAQGFYPNDRMAYPLYEVIEEHGLIALFHTGQTGVGAGQPGGGGIRLKYANPLHVDDVAVDFPGMDIILAHPSFPWQDEALSVATHKPRVYIDLSGWSPKYFPPQLVQYANTLLKHKMLFGSDFPVLTPERWMRDFDQLPIKDEVRPLILKDNAARLFGLS
- a CDS encoding 3-oxoacid CoA-transferase subunit A; protein product: MSDKYREDLMAALDVVPSGSSIAVGGFGSSGRPDALLNALCDLDKRDLHIIVNNVGDDFTGIGRLVVEGRVRRFTGSFPILQSFYDDYFAGRIELELIPQGTLAERMRAGGAGIAAFFTPSAARTMLSDGTFPLTYAEGQPADHLPAKEARDFGGRAHVLEHGITADFGLVKAYQGDRLGNLRFRLSARNFNPLAAMSGRTTFAEVEQLVEVDAIGPDDIHLPGVFVKHVVMTAAPVPAGPEYTASLRGAA
- a CDS encoding NDMA-dependent alcohol dehydrogenase, with amino-acid sequence MSMTTRAAVCREAGQPWEITELELDDPRANEVRIKFYAAGMCHSDDHIQKGDAPMRMPVVGGHEGAGVVDAIGEGVTRVKVGDHVVCSFIPACGKCRYCSTGRQNLCDEGKNASTGEFADGSFRFHQDGVDFGGLCVLGTFSQFSVVSEYSVIPIPKDIPFEVAALVGCAVPTGWGSAVHAAGVQAGDTVVIFGAGGVGSNAVQGAALAGAQRVIVVDPVEFKRDMAKVFGATHTFETAEEATEFVIQSTWGELADHAIITVGVLHDKVIHDAINIVGKTGQVTITAVGNGWIDENPGMLIGYQRRIQGAIFGGCNPLHDVPKLLSLYQSGHLKLDELVTKKYKLEDVNQGYQDMLDGKNIRGVIMIEH
- a CDS encoding SDR family oxidoreductase — translated: MDNPHGKVAVVTGGSSGIGRGIALAFARAGMQVVVTGRRAEHLDETARVFAENDLAVHTMRVDVTDLAAMKTAADEVEALFGRVDVLVNNAGIGLTGPVVDATTDDWNWVIDVNIRGVGNGIQAFLPKIRAHGDGGHIVNTSSMAALMPIVAGLYSMTKGAVVALSEALHIELLDERIGVSAYCPGPVHSNIAETVGHRPEQYAKSGYAPPNPSFSEFAKAQPYMTAEEAGERVLQGVLRGDMFILTHPEFKAGVIARHRAIEDAFPDEPIDEARAAVIPFLTGSPVYAPENRAGSPRLAARTI
- a CDS encoding 3-oxoacid CoA-transferase subunit B is translated as MTTTETVLPALIGRTRDEIAERVAADLADGYTVNLGVGIPLAVPKFLPEGIEVFLHAENGVLGLGDHPGDGNEDPDLTDAGKRPISLVSGAAIVDSALSFAIIRGGHLDATILGALQVAENGDLANWYVPGRNPAVGGAMDLVAGTREVWVCMEHVDRKGEPKIIPACTFPLTGHAVVTRVYTDLAVFHFRDGGLVLTECAPGITPDDVRARTTAAYTEDLE